From the genome of Tolypothrix sp. NIES-4075:
ATTAGTTGTCTGGCAAAAATAAATCAAATTATAAAGGTGAAAAATAAATAAATGACAAATTTATTTAATAAAAATCTCACCAAGCTCACAGCATATACAAACAAAAATATTTTTTTTGTAGTAGTGATGTGGCTATTGAGCCGATTTGTCATAGCCGTTGCTATGTTGTTAATTGCCCCTTTATTTCCCGCTCCCGCAAATGGTATAGCTGCTACATTTAGCTGGGATGTCTTCACTGCATGGGATAGTGTTTGGTATCAGCAAATTGCAACTAATGGATATCAACCTTCCGATAATGGAGCATTATATTCTACTGCTTTTTTTCCGTTATTTCCCTTAATTATCCGACTTGTTATGAATCTTGGCTTGCCTTTTGCAATGGCAGGCACATTGATAAATAATTTGGCATTTTTAGCTGCTTTGATAATCCTCTATTCTTGGGTAAACGAAAGTTATGGTAAAAGTGCGGCACGGTGGACAACTGCTGTTTTAGCATGGTGTCCTTATTCGCTTTACGGAACTGTAGTTTATACAGAAGGACTGTTTTTATTGTGCAGCATATCTGCTTTGCGAGCTTTTGATAAAAGACAATATATTTGGACAGTTTTTTGGGGTGGATTAGCAACAGCAACACGAGTAACTGGAATAACACTCATACCTGCCTTTTTGTTTGTCTGCTGGAAAGAACGCAGAGGTTTAAAAGCCTATGTTGCTAGTTTAGCAGTCGGTAGCGGTTTGCTTCTTTACAATTTGTATTGCCAAATTAAATTTGGCGACGCTTTAGCATTTCTTCATGCACAAAAAGGATGGCGTTCTTCGGTGGGGTTTGACTGGCAAGGTTGGCGGAAAATGTTGATGCAAATCGTTATCGGTGCAACTAATGCAAATGGTTATATTCAAGATCCATTGCATCCTTTACTATTCACAATTATTATCGGTAGCAGTTATTTTTTATGGCGTTTTCGCGGCAAGTTCGGTGCTACCAAGGTGCGCTATGGATTTTATTTCCTATGGATTTTGCTCTGGTTATTAACACGCAATTCCTTACCTAACGATCCATTTACAAGTGAACCATTAATTAAAATATTAATTATTTTCGGTGGTGTCTATTTACTTTGGTTTTCTAGAAATAAAATTCCTCTGGTTGCTGTTATATATGGTTTTTTATCGTATGCGTTAATACTTAATACCGGACTTACCGCTTCTGTTGAGCGTTACGCTTATGGTATTGTGTCGCTGTCGTATGCATTTGGGCTATTGCTTGCTCGTTATCCGCGTTGGGGATATGCAATTATGGGATTTTTTGCCATTATTTTAGCCACCTTTGCTGTACGATTTTCTCAAGAACTTTGGTTAGCTTAAATTGTAGTAAGCACTTCAATGCTTAAGATAAGCACTCTCCGTGCTTACTACGAGAAAAAATCATATTATATAAATTTTAGGTATATATTTGTTATGGCGCTGACGTCGGGAACTTAGTTTAATTACTGTTGTCTATGGTTTTTGTGGCATCGGTATGTTACTGCCATCGGGAGGTACAATTTCTCTAAATCGTCTGTCTTACGGTATTGTATCGAGACGCGATCGCATGTGGGGTGCTGCTTGCTCGTCATCCTTTTACCGGACGTGCAGTTATGGGTTTCTTTGCCATTCTACTTGCTAGCTTCGCTGTTTGATTTGCCCAAGATCGGTGGGTAGCGTAGAAAGTGTTTTTGGTCTGCTTTGTATCCTCATCTGAAGCGCTATAGTCACTACAACACAAATTGACAATCATGTGATATTACTAATTATTTAACTTGGGCATTTAG
Proteins encoded in this window:
- a CDS encoding glycosyltransferase family 39 protein, with the protein product MTNLFNKNLTKLTAYTNKNIFFVVVMWLLSRFVIAVAMLLIAPLFPAPANGIAATFSWDVFTAWDSVWYQQIATNGYQPSDNGALYSTAFFPLFPLIIRLVMNLGLPFAMAGTLINNLAFLAALIILYSWVNESYGKSAARWTTAVLAWCPYSLYGTVVYTEGLFLLCSISALRAFDKRQYIWTVFWGGLATATRVTGITLIPAFLFVCWKERRGLKAYVASLAVGSGLLLYNLYCQIKFGDALAFLHAQKGWRSSVGFDWQGWRKMLMQIVIGATNANGYIQDPLHPLLFTIIIGSSYFLWRFRGKFGATKVRYGFYFLWILLWLLTRNSLPNDPFTSEPLIKILIIFGGVYLLWFSRNKIPLVAVIYGFLSYALILNTGLTASVERYAYGIVSLSYAFGLLLARYPRWGYAIMGFFAIILATFAVRFSQELWLA